A single region of the Chrysoperla carnea chromosome 5, inChrCarn1.1, whole genome shotgun sequence genome encodes:
- the LOC123300829 gene encoding lysine-specific histone demethylase 1A-like, producing MALADGLDIKLCTAVRQIRYGQQGVEVLTTNTRNASGPSLTYKADVVLCTLPLGVLKLATALNSVQDNTVQFVPPLPDWKASAIQRLGFGNLNKVILCFDKIFWNPTANLFGHVGSTTASRGELFLFWNLYKAPVLLALVAGEAAAVMENVSDDVIVGRCINVLKGIFGNAGVPQPKETVVTRWRADPWSRGSYSFVAVGSSGSDYDLLASPVVAPNASNGTSSPNNSQTSNTGQGRVFFAGEHTIRNYPATVHGAFLSGLREASRIADQLCGCPYKPPSTPRQTFQAPPAT from the exons ATGGCTTTGGCTGATGGTCTCGACATTAAACTTTGTACGGCTGTTCGGCAGATCCGTTATGGACAACAAGGCGTTGAAGTATTAACAACGAACACACGAAACGCTTCAGGACCTTCGCTAACTTATAAAG cgGACGTTGTTTTATGTACACTACCGTTGGGAGTTCTAAAATTAGCAACGGCATTAAATTCAGTGCAAGATAATACAGTACAATTTGTGCCACCGTTACCAGATTGGAAAGCATCAGCTATTCAACGTTTAGGAtttggtaatttaaataaagtaatactttgctttgacaaaatattttggaatCCAACGGCAAATTTGTTTGGCCACGTTGGCAGTACAACTGCTTCACgtggtgaattatttttattttggaatttataTAAAGCTCCAGTATTGTTAGCATTAGTTGCTGGTGAAGCTGCTGCCGTTATGGAAAATGTATCGGATGATGTAATTGTAGGTCGCTGTATTAATGTATTAAAAGGCATATTTGGCAATGCAGGAGTACCACAACCTAAAGAAACGGTCGTAACTAGATGGCGTGCTGATCCATGGTCACGTGGATCATACTCATTTGTAGCAGTTGGTAGTTCAGGAAGTGATTATGATTTGCTGGCTTCACCAGTTGTTGCTCCCAACGCTTCAAATGGTACTAGTTCACCTAATAATTCACAAACATCCAATACTGGACAAGGGCGTGTCTTTTTCGCCGGAGAACATACAATCCGTAACTATCCTGCTACGGTACATGGTGCTTTCTTGAGCGGTTTGCGTGAAGCAAGTCGTATTGCTGATCAACTATGTGGTTGTCCCTATAAACCCCCATCCACGCCTAGACAAACTTTTCAAGCCCCTCCAgccacttaa